The Bicyclus anynana chromosome Z, ilBicAnyn1.1, whole genome shotgun sequence genome window below encodes:
- the LOC128199727 gene encoding uncharacterized protein PF3D7_1409500-like: MFIGTGKDGRRIFKVNQRLNGNQRLKGNHRLNGNQSLKVNQRLNGNERLKGNHILNGNQSLKVNQRLNGNQRLNGNHRLNGNQSLKVNQRLNSKQRLKGNHILNDNQSLKVNQRLNGNQRLNDNQRLNGNHRLNGNQSLKVNQRLNSKQRLKGNHILNDNQSLKVNQRLNGNQRLNGNHRLKGNQRLSCNRRFNGDQQLNVNK, translated from the coding sequence CTTCAAAGTTAACCAGAGACTCAACGGTAACCAGAGACTCAAAGGTAACCATAGACTCAACGGTAACCAGAGCCTCAAAGTTAACCAGAGACTCAACGGTAACGAGAGACTCAAAGGTAACCATATACTCAACGGTAACCAGAGCCTCAAAGTTAACCAGAGACTCAACGGTAACCAGAGACTCAACGGTAACCATAGACTCAATGGCAACCAGAGCCTCAAAGTTAACCAGAGACTCAACAGCAAACAGAGACTCAAAGGTAACCATATACTCAACGATAACCAGAGCCTCAAAGTTAACCAGAGACTCAACGGTAACCAGAGACTCAACGATAACCAGAGACTCAACGGTAACCATAGACTCAATGGCAACCAGAGCCTCAAAGTTAACCAGAGACTCAACAGCAAACAGAGACTCAAAGGTAACCATATACTCAACGATAACCAGAGCCTCAAAGTTAACCAGAGACTCAACGGTAACCAGAGACTCAACGGTAACCATAGACTCAAAGGTAACCAGCGACTCAGCTGTAACCGGCGATTCAACGGTGATCAGCAACTTAACGTTAACAAGTGA